One genomic segment of Mangifera indica cultivar Alphonso chromosome 6, CATAS_Mindica_2.1, whole genome shotgun sequence includes these proteins:
- the LOC123218304 gene encoding bifunctional epoxide hydrolase 2-like isoform X1, giving the protein MDQIQHKYIHIRGVKLHVAELGTGPRVVVFIHGFPEAWYSWRHQIAALAAAGYRTIAPDLRGYGLSEPHPQPENASFNDFVEDTLAILDYLQIDKAFLVGKDFGSWPAYLLSILHPKRVSGIVSLGVPFFVPRPNRYQGLPEGFYIFRWKEPRRAEADFGRFDVKTVWQRIYILFSSSEIPIADQNKEIMDMVDPSSPPPPWLTIEDLANYAILYQKSGFHSPMQVPYFKLKHENFSLNNPKVEVPVLLIMGGKDYFLKFPGIEDYITTGEVNKYVDNLEIKFVADGNHFIQEQLPDKVNKFIVAFLNCESNQD; this is encoded by the exons ATGGATCAGATACAACACAAGTATATTCACATAAGAGGAGTGAAGCTTCACGTTGCTGAGCTTGGAACAG GTCCGAGAGTGGTAGTATTTATTCATGGGTTTCCAGAGGCTTGGTATTCATGGAGGCATCAAATTGCAGCCTTGGCCGCCGCCGGTTACCGCACAATAGCGCCTGATTTAAGAGGATATGGGTTATCTGAACCCCACCCTCAACCTGAAAACGCATCTTTCAATGACTTCGTTGAAGATACGCTTGCCATTCTTGATTATTTACAGATTGACAAG GCTTTTCTTGTTGGGAAAGATTTTGGATCATGGCCTGCGTATCTGCTATCTATTCTTCATCCAAAAAGGGTTTCTGGGATTGTTTCATTGGGTGTGCCTTTCTTTGTTCCTCGGCCTAATCGTTATCAGGGCCTCCCTGAAGGTTTCTACATTTTCCGATGgaag gaACCCAGAAGAGCTGAGGCAGACTTTGGCCGATTTGATGTGAAAACCGTGTGGCAAAGAATCTATATTCTCTTCTCAAGTAGTGAAATTCCGATAGCTGACCAGAATAAGGAGATTATGGATATGGTAGATCCATCTTCTCCTCCGCCACCATGGCTAACCATTGAAGATCTTGCTAATTATGCCATATTATACCAAAAATCTGGCTTTCATTCTCCAATGCAAGTTCCTTATTTCAA GTTAAAGCATGAGAATTTCAGCCTCAACAATCCAAAAGTTGAAGTTCCAGTTCTTCTGATAATGGGTGGCAAAGACTATTTCCTGAAATTTCCTGGGATTGAAGATTACATTACAACTGGAGAAGTGAACAAGTATGTGGATAATTTAGAGATAAAGTTTGTTGCAGATGGAAACCACTTCATTCAAGAGCAGCTCCCAGATAAGGTTAACAAGTTCATCGTCGCCTTCCTTAATTGCGAGTCTAATCAAGATTAA
- the LOC123219214 gene encoding LOW QUALITY PROTEIN: protein RTF1 homolog (The sequence of the model RefSeq protein was modified relative to this genomic sequence to represent the inferred CDS: inserted 1 base in 1 codon), giving the protein MADLENLLLEAAGRTNTSGRNRHSHPPSRRRREGSYSGSDSRDDDSDDDRGYASRKPSGSQVPLKKRLDPAERDEEQGSQEEGDFDDGGSGREGDSSNESDEDNHAQMTELEREMMIFERDDKKVDKNLRDKFRSRREERSTRSRKETPPLPSSRGVRLSTRSADRAAAKDDALNELRAKRMKQQDPEAHRRLRDESRGSSGNRGLSPVKRKTFTPASLSSSSQSESESRSHSEDEGSSGDGGMADSDDDRGITGSGGPTFEDIKEITIRRSKLXKWFMEPFFEELIVGCFVRVGIGRSKSGPIYRLCMVRNVDATEPDRLYKLENKTTYKYLNVTWGDERSAARWQMAMVSDSSPLEEEFKQWVREVERSGGRMPSKQDVLEKKEAIQKTNTFVYSAATVKQMLQEKKSASSRPLNIAAEKDRLRRELEVAQSRHDEIEVERIKKRLQQLEASRESKVKDAKAIRLAEMNRKNRVENFKNASGLKPINTSLKAGEAGYDPFSRRWTRSRNYYVSKPDEGDTAAVTDGGSNDPSTAAVVTGAGAGAGAATVMAEAGMAATAAALEAAAGAGKLVDTSAPVDQGTESNVLHDFELDISLNTLKKFGGPQGALAGFMARKQRIEATVGCRVPENDGRRHALTLTVSDYKRRRGLL; this is encoded by the exons ATGGCAGACTTAGAGAATTTGCTTTTGGAGGCAGCTGGAAGAACAAATACTTCAGGAAGAAACCGTCATTCTCATCCTCCCTCTAGAAGGCGGCGTGAGGGTTCATATTCTGGAAGTGACTCTAGGGATGATGATTCAGATGATGATCGTGGGTATGCTAGCAGAAAACCCTCTGGATCCCAAGTTCCTTTAAAGAAGAGGCTGGACCCTGCTGAAAGAGATGAAGAGCAGGGTAGCCAGGAAGAAGGCGATTTCGATGATGGTGGTTCAGGTCGTGAAGGTGACAGCAGCAATGAATCTGATGAGGACAACCATGCACAGATGACTGAACTCGAAAGAGAGATGATGATATTTGAACGAGATGATAAGAAAGTTGATAAGAATCTGAGGGACAAGTTTAGATCAAGGCGGGAAGAGAGGTCCACCCGATCCCGAAAAGAGACTCCTCCTCTTCCATCATCTCGAGGTGTGCGCCTTTCAACTAGATCTGCTGATCGGGCAGCTGCAAAAGATGATGCGTTGAATGAGCTGAGAGCAAAACGAATGAAGCAGCAGGACCCAGAGGCTCACCGAAGGTTGAGGGATGAATCTCGAGGCAGTTCAGGAAACAGGGGTTTATCACCTGTCAAGCGAAAAACATTTACTCCTGCGAGTCTGAGTAGCTCCAGCCAGAGCGAGAGTGAAAGTAGGTCTCACAGTGAAGATGAAGGATCTTCAGGGGATGGTGGAATGGCTGACAGTGATGACGACAGGGGCATTACTGGGTCAGGGGGACCTACTTTTGAAGACATAAAGGAAATCACTATCAGGAGGTCAAAAC GCAAGTGGTTCATGGAGCCGTTTTTTGAGGAGTTGATAGTTGGTTGCTTTGTTAGGGTTGGAATTGGGAGGTCAAAAAGTGGGCCTATTTATCGGCTCTGCATGGTCAGAAATGTTGATGCTACAGAGCCTGATCGGTTGTACAAACTAGAgaacaagacaacatacaagtaTCTGAATGTCACCTGGGGTGATGAGAGGTCTGCTGCCCGGTGGCAGATGGCTATGGTTTCAGACTCCTCTCCACTTGAGGAGGAGTTTAAGCAGTGGGTTAGAGAGGTGGAGCGAAGTGGTGGCCGAATGCCAAGCAAACAGGATGTGTTGGAAAAAAAGGAGGCTATACAAAAAACTAATACGTTTGTGTATTCAGCAGCCACTGTAAAGCAGATGTTGCAGGAGAAAAAATCTGCCTCATCACGGCCATTAAACATCGCTGCTGAGAAGGACCGACTTAGGAGGGAGTTGGAAGTTGCTCAGAGTAGGCATGATGAAATAGAAGTGGAGAGGATCAAGAAAAGATTGCAGCAACTGGAGGCATCGCGGGAATCAAAGGTAAAAGATGCTAAAGCTATTCGGCTCGCGGAGATGAATAGGAAAAACAGAGTTGAGAATTTCAAAAATGCATCTGGACTGAAGCCCATAAATACAAGTTTGAAAGCAGGGGAGGCAGGGTATGATCCATTTTCAAGAAGGTGGACTAGGTCAAGAAATTACTATGTCTCTAAGCCAGATGAAGGAGACACGGCTGCAGTTACAGATGGTGGCAGTAATGATCCATCAACAGCTGCAGTTGTTACTGGGGCAGGGGCAGGAGCAGGAGCTGCAACTGTGATGGCAGAGGCTGGCATGGCAGCTACAGCAGCAGCCTTGGAAGCTGCAGCTGGTGCTGGGAAATTGGTTGATACTAGTGCTCCTGTTGATCAAGGAACGGAATCAAATGTGCTGCATGATTTTGAGCTTGATATATCTTTGAATACACTTAAAAAGTTTGGTGGGCCTCAGGGAGCTCTTGCTGGATTCATGGCAAGGAAGCAAAGGATAGAAGCAACAGTTGGATGCCGAGTTCCAGAAAATGATGGAAGGAGACATGCTTTGACATTGACAGTCAGTGATTACAAGAGAAGAAGAGGacttctctaa
- the LOC123218616 gene encoding uncharacterized protein At4g19900: MYPITKLYQHFHYFLLHLQTIKRSVFSFLFCLPTYLLALFLVFLLAYNAFSVFYIHLPSFRAKISSVPAIFSPEKVAGDSLQKFTSSVLYAVKEENPPVILKTQLPLFHKHNFSLVPINSSFVSGPQKEHNRRTKFMILRLGAKSRRFSAKVKEFFDNSSCKLRFFMTWISSLNSFGHREFLAVESLFKSHPNACLVMVSNSLDSSKGKLLLQPFLDKGFKLIAVKPDFDYLFKNTFAEGWFNKLKEGNVDPGIISLGQNMSNLLRLALLHKFGGIYLDTDVIVLKSFSKLRNSIGAQTVDPGTKNWTRLNNAVLIFDKKHPLLYKFIQEFALTFDGSKWGHNGPYLVSRVVSRVNGRPGFNFTVMPPSAFYPVDWSRIHSFFGGPQNEFHSKCLQKKLELIRHQSFAVHLWNTQSKLLKVEERSIIDHLRFDCCIFCNSSLSSL; the protein is encoded by the coding sequence ATGTATCCGATTACCAAACTTTATCAACACTTCCATTACTTTCTTCTGCATTTGCAAACCATTAAAAgatctgttttttcttttctcttttgcttACCTACTTACCTTCTTgctctttttcttgtttttcttttggctTACAATGCTTTCTCCGTATTCTACATTCACCTCCCTTCCTTTCGCGCCAAAATCTCTTCGGTTCCCGCCATTTTCTCGCCGGAAAAAGTTGCCGGTGACTCGCTTCAGAAGTTCACTTCCTCTGTGTTGTATGCTGTGAAAGAGGAGAACCCACCTGTGATTTTGAAGACCCAGTTGCCTCTATTTCATAAACACAACTTTTCCTTGGTGCCTATTAATAGTTCTTTTGTTTCTGGACCACAAAAAGAGCATAACAGGAGAACCAAGTTCATGATTCTTCGTTTGGGAGCAAAATCTAGGCGGTTTTCAGCCAAagttaaagaattttttgataattcttCATGTAAGTTGAGGTTTTTTATGACTTGGATTTCTTCACTTAATTCATTCGGTCATAGGGAGTTTTTGGCTGTAGAGAGTTTATTTAAGTCCCATCCCAATGCTTGTCTGGTCATGGTCTCAAATTCATTGGACTCAAGTAAAGGAAAGCTTCTTCTTCAACCttttttagataagggtttcaAATTAATTGCAGTTAAGCCTGATTTTGATTACTTATTCAAGAATACTTTTGCAGAAGGGTGGTTCAATAAATTGAAGGAAGGGAATGTTGATCCTGGAATCATTTCTTTGGGTCAAAATATGTCTAATTTACTTAGGCTTGCTTTGTTGCATAAATTTGGTGGCATTTATTTAGATACAGATGTTATAGTGCTGAAAAGTTTTTCCAAGTTGAGGAATTCAATCGGAGCACAAACTGTTGATCCTGGAACCAAGAATTGGACCAGATTAAACAATGCTGTGTTGATTTTCGATAAGAAGCATCCATTACTTTACAAGTTCATACAAGAATTTGCACTCACATTTGATGGTAGCAAGTGGGGTCATAATGGCCCTTACTTGGTCTCAAGAGTTGTATCAAGGGTGAATGGTAGACCTGGATTCAACTTCACTGTGATGCCTCCATCAGCTTTCTATCCTGTTGATTGGAGTAGAATACACAGTTTCTTTGGAGGGCCTCAAAATGAGTTTCATTCGAAATGTTTGCAGAAGAAGCTTGAACTTATTCGCCATCAAAGCTTTGCAGTTCATCTATGGAACACACAGAGTAAACTGCTTAAAGTTGAAGAAAGGAGCATCATTGATCATTTAAGGTTCGACTGCTGTATATTCTGCAATTCCTCGCTCTCAAGTTTGTAA
- the LOC123219038 gene encoding epoxide hydrolase A-like encodes MDKIHHKFINVQGLNLHIADTEAGSNVVVFLHGFPEIWYTWRHQMLAVANAGFRAIAPDYRGYGLSDPPPEPAKATFKDIVTDLLAILDHLGLAKVFLVAKDFGARPAYQFALLHPERVTGVVTMGVPYIIPGPPRFRESLPEGFYISRWQEPGRAEADFGRLDAKTVVRNIYILFSRSEIPIAAENQEIMDLVDASVPLPPWFTEEDLAEYGALYEKSGFQTALQVPYRSFQQDYGTADIIVKVPALLIMGEQDYVFKFPGMEDYIRSGKVKDFVPDLEIVYLPEGTHFVHEQLPDQVNQLILTFLNKHV; translated from the exons ATGGACAAAATCCACCACAAGTTCATCAATGTCCAAGGACTGAACCTGCACATCGCCGACACCGAAGCAG GTTCCAACGTGGTGGTGTTCTTGCACGGTTTCCCAGAGATATGGTACACGTGGCGCCATCAGATGTTGGCTGTTGCAAATGCTGGCTTCAGGGCTATTGCTCCTGATTATAGAGGCTATGGCTTATCAGACCCCCCACCTGAACCAGCGAAGGCTACCTTTAAAGACATCGTAACTGATCTTCTTGCAATTTTAGACCACCTCGGCCTTGCCAag GTTTTTCTTGTTGCAAAAGATTTTGGAGCCCGGCCGGCCTATCAGTTTGCACTTCTCCATCCAGAGAGGGTTACTGGAGTTGTAACAATGGGAGTGCCTTATATCATTCCAGGTCCCCCTCGGTTCCGTGAATCTCTTCCTGAAGGCTTCTATATATCAAGATGGCAG GAACCTGGACGAGCAGAAGCTGATTTTGGTCGCCTTGATGCAAAGACAGTAGTAAGAAACATCTACATACTCTTCTCCAGAAGTGAAATACCAATAGCTGCTGAAAACCAGGAGATCATGGATTTGGTGGATGCTTCTGTTCCTCTTCCGCCTTGGTTTACAGAGGAAGATCTTGCAGAATATGGAGCTTTGTATGAAAAATCTGGATTTCAAACTGCATTGCAAGTTCCTTACAG GAGTTTTCAGCAAGATTATGGCACGGCAGATATAATAGTAAAAGTCCCAGCCTTGCTGATCATGGGTGAGCAAGATTACGTCTTTAAATTTCCAGGGATGGAGGACTACATAAGAAGTGGAAAGGTGAAAGATTTTGTGCCAGATTTGGAGATCGTATATTTGCCTGAGGGGACCCATTTTGTTCACGAACAGTTGCCAGATCAGGTGAATCAGCTAATCCTCACCTTCCTCAACAAACATGTATGA
- the LOC123218304 gene encoding bifunctional epoxide hydrolase 2-like isoform X2, with protein sequence MDQIQHKYIHIRGVKLHVAELGTGPRVVVFIHGFPEAWYSWRHQIAALAAAGYRTIAPDLRGYGLSEPHPQPENASFNDFVEDTLAILDYLQIDKAFLVGKDFGSWPAYLLSILHPKRVSGIVSLGVPFFVPRPNRYQGLPEGFYIFRWKEPRRAEADFGRFDVKTVWQRIYILFSSSEIPIADQNKEIMDMVDPSSPPPPWLTIEDLANYAILYQKSGFHSPMQVPYFNLNNPKVEVPVLLIMGGKDYFLKFPGIEDYITTGEVNKYVDNLEIKFVADGNHFIQEQLPDKVNKFIVAFLNCESNQD encoded by the exons ATGGATCAGATACAACACAAGTATATTCACATAAGAGGAGTGAAGCTTCACGTTGCTGAGCTTGGAACAG GTCCGAGAGTGGTAGTATTTATTCATGGGTTTCCAGAGGCTTGGTATTCATGGAGGCATCAAATTGCAGCCTTGGCCGCCGCCGGTTACCGCACAATAGCGCCTGATTTAAGAGGATATGGGTTATCTGAACCCCACCCTCAACCTGAAAACGCATCTTTCAATGACTTCGTTGAAGATACGCTTGCCATTCTTGATTATTTACAGATTGACAAG GCTTTTCTTGTTGGGAAAGATTTTGGATCATGGCCTGCGTATCTGCTATCTATTCTTCATCCAAAAAGGGTTTCTGGGATTGTTTCATTGGGTGTGCCTTTCTTTGTTCCTCGGCCTAATCGTTATCAGGGCCTCCCTGAAGGTTTCTACATTTTCCGATGgaag gaACCCAGAAGAGCTGAGGCAGACTTTGGCCGATTTGATGTGAAAACCGTGTGGCAAAGAATCTATATTCTCTTCTCAAGTAGTGAAATTCCGATAGCTGACCAGAATAAGGAGATTATGGATATGGTAGATCCATCTTCTCCTCCGCCACCATGGCTAACCATTGAAGATCTTGCTAATTATGCCATATTATACCAAAAATCTGGCTTTCATTCTCCAATGCAAGTTCCTTATTTCAA CCTCAACAATCCAAAAGTTGAAGTTCCAGTTCTTCTGATAATGGGTGGCAAAGACTATTTCCTGAAATTTCCTGGGATTGAAGATTACATTACAACTGGAGAAGTGAACAAGTATGTGGATAATTTAGAGATAAAGTTTGTTGCAGATGGAAACCACTTCATTCAAGAGCAGCTCCCAGATAAGGTTAACAAGTTCATCGTCGCCTTCCTTAATTGCGAGTCTAATCAAGATTAA
- the LOC123219040 gene encoding epoxide hydrolase A-like: protein MDKIHHSFINVQGLNLHIAESGTGPNVVVFLHGFPEIWYTWRHQMVAAANAGFRAIAPDYRGYGLSDPPTQPEKATYKDFINDLLAILEHLRLAKVFLVAKDFGARPAYQFALLHPERVAGVVTLGVPFMPPELAQFRQNLPEGFYILRWQEPGRAEADFGRLDAKTVVKKIYILFSRSEIPIAAENQEIMDLVEASTSLPPWFTEEDLAEYGALYEKSGFQTALQVPYRKFHEDYEVAELKVKVPALLIMGDQDYVLRFPGMEEYIRNGKVKDFVPDLEIVHLPEGTHFVHEQLPEQVNQIILNFLNKHV from the exons ATGGACAAAATCCACCACAGCTTCATCAATGTACAGGGACTCAACCTTCACATTGCCGAAAGCGGGACAG GTCCTAACGTGGTGGTCTTCTTGCACGGATTTCCTGAGATATGGTACACGTGGCGCCATCAGATGGTGGCTGCTGCAAACGCCGGCTTCAGAGCTATTGCCCCTGATTATAGAGGCTATGGCTTATCCGACCCACCAACTCAACCCGAAAAAGCCACCTATAAAGACTTCATAAATGATCTCCTTGCAATTCTAGAGCACCTCCGACTTGCCAAG GTTTTTCTGGTGGCAAAAGATTTTGGAGCCCGGCCGGCATATCAGTTTGCCCTTCTCCATCCAGAGAGGGTTGCAGGAGTTGTAACATTGGGAGTGCCATTTATGCCTCCAGAGCTCGCTCAATTCCGTCAAAATCTTCCTGAAGGCTTCTACATATTAAGGTGGCAG GAACCTGGACGTGCGGAAGCTGATTTTGGCCGCCTTGATGCAAAGACAGTAGTAAAGAAAATCTACATACTCTTCTCCAGAAGTGAAATACCAATAGCCGCTGAAAACCAGGAGATAATGGATTTGGTGGAGGCTTCTACTTCTCTTCCACCTTGGTTTACGGAGGAAGATCTTGCAGAATATGGAGCTTTATACGAAAAATCAGGATTTCAAACTGCATTGCAAGTTCCCTATAG GAAATTTCATGAAGATTACGAAGTAGCAGAGCTGAAAGTGAAAGTTCCAGCTCTGCTGATCATGGGAGACCAAGATTATGTGCTTAGATTTCCGGGGATGGAGGAGTATATAAGAAATGGAAAGGTTAAGGATTTTGTCCCAGATTTGGAGATTGTACATTTGCCTGAGGGGACGCATTTTGTTCATGAACAATTGCCGGAACAGGTGAATCAGATAATCCTCAACTTCCTCAACAAACATGTATGA